The Anolis carolinensis isolate JA03-04 chromosome 2, rAnoCar3.1.pri, whole genome shotgun sequence genome contains the following window.
caaaagctggatggctCATCATTTggaagtactttgattgtgtgttcctacatgggGCTGGACTGGGGTTTCTTCCAAATCTATAGTTTTGTAATATCACATCAGTAAACAATTTTGCATAAGCCTAAATTTTATTGTATTGGAAATTAGCTGGAATAAGATGGTGAACTGGCCTCCAACATCCAGTTCATGTCAGCCTTTTATTTAAATAACAATAAGCACGACTAAATCTGACTCACAAAGGTATGTAATAGCAAAAAGAGCTCCCATGGACACTCCAGAGGTTTATGGCCAGTTCAGATTGTCCAGAGTAGCATGAGAACCCAAATGCAAAAAGGAAGATGCTACCCCTGCTTTGAAAAGAGCTCTAAAACGTAAGTAATGCTAATTCTATGCACCTATGCCTCTACTCCCTCATACATTTATTGCAGAGATCAGACTCTGTGAGAACAGACTGTTGGTTTCTCAAACGTGTAAAACCAGTTGAAATAATGTGGCAAAACAAGTACTTCTTACCAGGATATGATGTAATAAGCTAAGCTGCCCAGTTTGGTGACCTATGGCTGAGTTACTCAAAACTATCATCTCGGTGTTGAGAAACAAAAAGGCAACATGAAACATTGACCAATATTAAAGCAAAATGGGTTCAATCATCCAACCAATCAGAATGCTAAGCAACTGAAAGAGAAGTGCAACTACTTTATACAGTGTgttgtttaaataataataatagaagtatgAATGGTTACTAATAGGGTAAATATACATGCTCCAGTGTCAATTAACGTATGTCTCTCAATAGCAGGGATTGTGAAATTAGCACCAGCACAGTGCTGAGGCATTCCTTGTTGTTCGTGGCCTTTCCTTGGGCAACTGACTGGCCACTGTGTGAGCACAAGGACTGCACGGATCTATGGTCCATCCAACCCAGCAAAGCTCTTTTGGACTTAACATGATGGAGAGGAAAAAGGGAGTGCCGGGCAGTGGACTTGGATACACAGGCTAGCAATTTAGGTTGCACACAGTTAAGTAAACACTGCAAAGGTGAAAGGAGGTATGTTGAAAATTGTGGCCCGATAGAGCACTCTGATTGGATAGTCCCAAACATGCACAAGGGAAAGTTTGTATAGAACACCACTTCTCttgtccccaaaccttttaatcAACTATTTCTTGTCCAAATAATTTTTTTGGCTTTTCCTTATAGCACAAGGAATCTGATAGTAGCAGTATCTTGAAAGAAAACTTAAACGAATGCTAATTCTTTCAAAATAGGCTGAACTGACTGAACTCACACACCTTGCAACAATACAAGGGCTCATATGTGTGGCAAACAGTGCTTCTTTTATCAGAGTTGGGATAAGTAAGAGGTATGGATGGTCTGTGTGAAAGGGAGTGGAAGGTTGAAGAATATATTAGTAGTATATGAGTGAGTGTTGTGCTTATATTCTCTTGTACAAATAGGACTTGCTAGCAGCAGAATTGGTTATTCAGACTTCCAAGCCATGTAATAGTTTGAAAATCCATCATAATTTTTTACAAAAACTGTTTGTAAACCAATACACTGAATTAAAAATGCATTAGGAACACTGTGTGTTCTGCCACCTTAGAGATGGTCCAGATGGCAACACTGTTGGGTCTTCTTAACATCAGAATCAGGTTGGTCCTGATCAAGTCACAGAGTCAAAACTGGTTATTTCTGGTCCAGTGCCACACTCCTCCCTGAAGGTAGCACACACCTTCTGTGTGTTTCGGAAGAGAGAAATGCCAGAGAGAGTCCTCTCTCTCTGTAGCTCAGGCCATCTGCTTAGGAAAGAACAACGAAATTCAGGCAGGTACTCCTTCCTCAGCAACGTAAGAGTCTTCCCTCCAAAGCTGGACCAGACCCTCAGCAGCAGTCAGCAGGCAAGTCTCAGTGGGATGGAAGGATAGAGACTGAACTGCACTTTTGCTCACCGGTAAAGCAAGGGTCAGGGATCCCTATGAAGAAACAAGTCAAACTTGTAAAGATTAGAAGAACACAAGACCTATCCAGAGATAGCATGTACCTTAGCAGCACTACAACTGCCACTTTCTTGAGTACAAGAAGGGGACTACATGACTAATTCCCAGACTCTCTTGTCTTTTGCCTGCAGTCAAAGATCTTCCATTCGATTAAACTTTCAGCGAGGAACCTGGAGATAGTAGCTTAATCTGCAGAGGTCTTTAATGGGATAGTGTCTTTGTTACCCCATCTTATATTGGTGCGTTACTAAACTATGTTTTATTTTggtgcttttgtgtatttgttttagtTTACTATCAGCTGCCTTGATGTCTTTTCATGGAAGAAAGGCAGAAccaaacaaagaagaaaataggTTCAAATCAGGAGGGGCACTCATCAGGGCAACTACTTCCCATTACCCTTGAGATAATGATGCCTCTCTAATCAGCAGGGGCTCAGTGACATAGGAAGGCAGCAGTGCCACAGTGCTGTTCACAGGAAACTCTCCAGGGAATTCTGCTCACCTCAACCAGGTCCCAGAAATACACCTTCCCATCCTCAGAACAACTCCCAACATGTGTGTCTCTCTCACTCATGCAGCAGTCCATCTTGTATGTTACATTTTTGTGGCCAGTATATCTGCAGAGAAATCAGAGGAGAATTCAGAGAAGACCTGCTCATCTCAGCCAGGCTTTCCTCATTCATCCACCACAGTTGTTACTAGGttagaaaaaggaaataaaatgatCCTAGTTAAAGAAACAGTGACTGGCCCTTACAGCGCATTTACtgaatgtataaatataaagatTGATATTGCATGAGTCTCTTGTTTGCTTTATGCTCTCTTACATGAAGGCATTCATTCACAAATAGCTGAATAGAATTCTTAGCAGTAAAAAAACAGCTACCCCTTTCTAAGTGCTACTGTTAGGCTTTAAAGGATAGGAAAGAATAATTATACTGCTTACTCTCCTAGTAGCTCGCCTGTTTCCTTGTCTAGCAATCGCAGAGTAGAATCCAAACTAGCCACCAGCATACACTGGCCATCTTTGCTGAAACACACGCAGGTGATTGGGCCTGCAAGAAAAACACAGTTGGGCTGTCTGGGTATCTGTATGAAGGGCAAAGTGAGGATGGAGAaccatgtggccttccagatatcaTGGGAGCACAATTCCCGGCTGTCCTGACCAACATGACCAATGCtgaggaatgctgagagttgtagttcagtgacaCCTAAATGGTGCAGAAATGTAAATGGCTGTGCAAAGCCTTTCAGAACCTGCTGCTTCTAGAATGCTGACATTTTCCTCAGAACTAAAACTTCTAAAGGGAGAAAAACAAGGGATGGTAGTTTATAGGAATCAAGAAAACTACACTGTAGTTTAGTGGATTATATAGTCTGAGTATAGAGGCTGGCAAAAAAGTTACAAGAGATTCCTTTGTAGGATGTAATAGACTTGAACCTGAGGAACAATCATTGATGAAAAAACACATCGCTTCTCAAAAGCAACAGAGCAAAAGAAATGTACCAAACAACTGAAGACATAATTCTAAAAACTGTGATGGTTGCACCAAATCTCCTGCACTTACTTCCAGTGTAATCTGAGTAAAGCTCCCCAATACGGAGGTCATAGCGCCGGACACGCCCATCCACAGAACTGAGGGGGGGGAAAGGCAGGGGAAGTTAGGAATGCGACATTTGTTGGAAAGGAAGTACTAACATATCTGCAGCACAAGGTCTTCAAATCACTTGATACAAGGAAAGAACCATACAGTCCCCTTCGCTATCGGAAAGTGGATACCATGTATACGTTTGCATGGGTCACCAATATCGGCCTACAGAAATGACATAAATGGGGCCATCTCTGCTCTCTAAAATGAAATGGCAGTAGGATCCCTCATATATGCGCGAGGAAATCTTGTTATCTAAATATAAAACCCAGGCTACTctcccaaaaacaaaacaaacagaaagagaaaaaaattaaaaggaactGTATTGTCAAAATAAAAGGAATTGACTGAACAGAACAAAAACATCACGAGAGACAGAAAAACAGGCTGCACAGACAGGAATATTTAGCAAGCACTATCATAATTTCTGAGTGGGAAAATAGTTTTTTACTTTTATTACAGCCACAGGAGTTATTTGAGCTGTTTTCTGTTATTTATTGAAAATTGAGAGATGAATCAAATAAACAGGAATGGACTGGGAATCCTTATAGGTCCCATGATGATCTGGACCAAGCAGACCAAGGAATTTacctttattatcatcatcaactttGCTTATAATCTGCTTTATAATCTGCCAGTGGGATTCAAATTTTATCTTTAACACCAACTTCAATCCATTTTTTCCTCACCCTGTAAGGATTTCATGGTCGGACACCTTCAGACTGGAGACACCATCCTTGGCCTCATCTAGTATCTGGATGGGATCTGATCTGCGTGAGCGACAGTCCCAGCAGCGGACACTGGAGTCTATGGAACCTTCATGAGAATGAGGGAGTATGGTAGACATGGCTCAAACCAAAATCTTTGGGGGCAACAGGGAAGCAGGTGATATGGAAAGAGGTTCTTACCAGAAAGGATCACAGTGGCCTCCTCATTGAACTGGACACAATTTACCTTCTGCTCAGAGGAAGAAATAAAGAGTTTAGTTTGTTGCCACTTTCTCCCAGTCTACAATCTACTTTACCATCCTTAGGACTTGATTCATGGGTGGAAGCTGACACGCCCTTTCTTCATTTCACATCAAGCATCTCCACAGTAATCATATGAACCCCTGGAATCTCCCTTCTATCTCTAAATCCCTTGTAAGTCAAATAGTCACATTTACACCTTAGAGACTAACATACTTTCTTTAGTTTGAGCCTTTATTGGCTATATATAATTCACTTCATCAGCATGTGTATtatgtgcaatgtatttatgtatgAATACATGTACGTACATCTGTACGTGCACATGTATGTCAATAAATTAATTGTAGCATGAGATTTCTCAGGTAATGgcctacttcatcagatggggaATTGTTTGGAATTTAATGTATTTCTCTCTGATGTCAGTGTCTACAATTCCATCCAAAACTAACCAAAGCACTCCATTGGATGAAATGGGCTATAGCTATGAAAGCTCAAAGTACAATTAAATTGTTTTTGGGTGCAATAGACTACCATGGGCAAATATTTGTTAATGCCTTTTTTTGACACTCTCCCAGAGTTTATTCTCTTGTCCAACGACACAACTGGTTTCTTAAGATAGAGAGAGCAAGAGCTAAgctccaaaaacttcattttcttGATCCATGCCTCTCATTCTGCTATGGTAATTATCATGAAGCTCTGAGGATTTCATTGCACCCCTAAAGGAGAAAACAGCAACCCATAAGGGTCAACACAGACCTTACCCCTGCATGGCCACGGAACTTGCGGATCACCTGCCCTGTAGAAACATCCCATAGCACCACTGTTTTATCTGCTCCACATGAGCAAAGCTGGCTGTTATCAAACGACCTGTGCAAGAAAAAGAAACTGATAAAAATTATATATGGGCAAAACAACATGAATAACATTTCCAGGCAAcaaaactttttattttaattccCTAAAGTTCATTATCAAAACTGCATATGCAATTCCCAGACTTCTCTGTGTAAAAGCAATATATTAGTATGGAGAATCTatcctttggttttttttttcagaagcaaGTTTGTACTCATTGGGATGAAAATAGGACTAATAATATGGGCTACAAAAATTGGAGTGAGGATTGAGCAGGATTTGTTGGTTACTTTGCTCTTTACTGCTTTGAGACTCTTTCAAAACAAGAATTTATATTTCAGTTTCATGTACTACCAATACTTTCATGGAGAAATTAATTTGCCGTAATTGTTACAGCTTTCATTTGTTGGGTTGTTTGCATTATGAAACAAGAGTAGTCAATATTTTGCTTTTATGGTGAAACTGTGttctacatatttatttatttatttatttccaacatttatatcccgcccttctcacccgaagggactcagggcggcgtacaaaattggcaacaattcgatgcctacacataattaaaacagcaatgaaaatccaattaaaacaatataaaaatatataacatatgattaaaatccattcatccaaaaacctcgtgctgtagccgtaaatcagtccgggtcgtctttatcatttaatcttcgaaagcctgggcacatagccatgttttcagggcttttctaaaactcaaaagggttggggcttgccgtatttctctggggagggtgttccacagccag
Protein-coding sequences here:
- the wdr83 gene encoding WD repeat domain-containing protein 83 isoform X1; translated protein: MAFPEPKPKKPELPKKLFATLECKQGAVRAVRFNVDGNYCLTCGSDKSLKLWNPHKGTLLKTYSGHGYEVLDAAGSFDNSQLCSCGADKTVVLWDVSTGQVIRKFRGHAGKVNCVQFNEEATVILSGSIDSSVRCWDCRSRRSDPIQILDEAKDGVSSLKVSDHEILTGSVDGRVRRYDLRIGELYSDYTGSPITCVCFSKDGQCMLVASLDSTLRLLDKETGELLGEYTGHKNVTYKMDCCMSERDTHVGSCSEDGKVYFWDLVEGSLTLALPVSKSAVQSLSFHPTETCLLTAAEGLVQLWREDSYVAEEGVPA
- the wdr83 gene encoding WD repeat domain-containing protein 83 isoform X2 encodes the protein MDGNYCLTCGSDKSLKLWNPHKGTLLKTYSGHGYEVLDAAGSFDNSQLCSCGADKTVVLWDVSTGQVIRKFRGHAGKVNCVQFNEEATVILSGSIDSSVRCWDCRSRRSDPIQILDEAKDGVSSLKVSDHEILTGSVDGRVRRYDLRIGELYSDYTGSPITCVCFSKDGQCMLVASLDSTLRLLDKETGELLGEYTGHKNVTYKMDCCMSERDTHVGSCSEDGKVYFWDLVEGSLTLALPVSKSAVQSLSFHPTETCLLTAAEGLVQLWREDSYVAEEGVPA